Proteins encoded together in one uncultured Desulfosarcina sp. window:
- a CDS encoding TonB-dependent receptor, giving the protein MICPGWVAAESSDTSVTRLDEIVVTGTRTEHTLKDVPVETVVVTREDIERSTAQTVTDILKTIPGFSTAVVDDLFGSWTAMARMRGLNFNNGYGLVLIDGQRIHGTGQSGAHGEYAVGLNQIPVSMIDRIEVVKGPGSVLYGSDAMVGVINIITRNSPAQDSGGAGVAYGWYDVKERVNNGVTTKPTDEDRNQSEAYVYYGGRISEQTGYLIHYTHEYSESNYINPGDNNRDSVMAKFDTRLSDQVDFWGKGELSKFDGVGYGATSTFVENCYRLSAGMTWKPSTDHIVNLKGYHYVDDFDNESSTSHPHGNINYDQIEVQYTTNLTANQLVTAGAEFQRQTIDYVIDNTGSARTTVLEDVDTISVYLQDELTLFEDLVVVPGVRYDNHSTFGDSFNPKISLMYRLLDATTFRGSVGKSFKSPTIRQLYYDVPYYHSPFYMKSNPDLDPETSIGYQFGVEQWFYDGRIVLNATYYRNDVKDMVVTDVSGETYNGAELYVYRNVEEAMTQGIECSARMQFSPSFLVQASYAYSDTENKETGMELTLVPEHEFNLMPSYDYDPLGVGISATLSWLSKQYTDSANTTELDSYMVVDAKVYKKLGSNAKLSFEADNLFDSDKGDKTYYFYRTGRTFTLKLDFAF; this is encoded by the coding sequence ATGATTTGCCCGGGGTGGGTTGCGGCAGAATCTTCGGATACATCCGTTACGCGCCTGGACGAGATCGTTGTAACTGGAACACGCACAGAGCACACCCTCAAGGATGTGCCGGTGGAGACAGTAGTGGTGACCCGTGAGGATATCGAGCGCTCCACTGCACAGACCGTCACCGATATTCTCAAGACCATTCCGGGCTTTTCCACCGCTGTTGTCGACGACCTGTTTGGATCCTGGACGGCCATGGCGCGCATGCGGGGCCTTAATTTCAACAACGGCTACGGACTGGTGCTCATTGATGGCCAGCGGATCCACGGTACCGGCCAGAGCGGTGCCCATGGCGAATATGCCGTGGGTTTGAACCAGATTCCGGTTTCCATGATCGACCGCATAGAGGTAGTCAAGGGGCCTGGCTCAGTGCTCTACGGCAGTGACGCAATGGTCGGCGTAATCAACATCATCACCCGCAATAGCCCTGCCCAGGACAGCGGTGGTGCCGGTGTCGCCTATGGTTGGTACGACGTTAAGGAACGCGTCAATAACGGCGTGACGACTAAGCCTACAGATGAAGACCGGAACCAGTCCGAAGCATATGTATATTATGGCGGGCGCATCTCTGAGCAAACCGGCTACCTGATTCACTACACCCACGAATACTCGGAAAGCAATTATATCAACCCCGGCGATAACAACCGAGACTCGGTCATGGCCAAATTCGACACTCGTTTGTCGGACCAGGTCGATTTCTGGGGCAAGGGGGAACTGAGCAAATTCGACGGAGTGGGATATGGCGCAACAAGTACATTTGTCGAAAACTGTTACCGCCTGTCGGCCGGTATGACCTGGAAGCCTTCGACCGACCATATCGTCAACCTGAAAGGCTACCACTACGTGGATGATTTCGATAACGAAAGCAGCACCTCTCATCCTCATGGCAATATCAACTACGATCAGATCGAGGTGCAGTACACGACAAACCTCACTGCCAACCAACTGGTTACCGCCGGTGCCGAATTCCAGCGCCAGACTATCGACTACGTCATCGACAACACTGGCAGCGCCCGAACAACGGTATTGGAGGACGTGGATACAATAAGCGTGTATCTCCAGGACGAGTTGACCCTGTTCGAGGATCTGGTGGTCGTGCCCGGTGTTCGCTATGATAATCACTCCACGTTCGGTGATTCGTTCAACCCCAAAATCAGCCTCATGTATCGTCTGCTCGATGCCACCACCTTTCGTGGGTCCGTGGGCAAGTCCTTCAAATCCCCAACCATTCGCCAATTGTACTATGACGTGCCGTATTACCACTCGCCCTTCTATATGAAATCCAACCCGGACCTGGATCCCGAGACATCTATCGGCTACCAGTTTGGTGTCGAGCAGTGGTTTTACGACGGTAGGATCGTCCTCAATGCCACGTATTACCGCAACGATGTGAAGGACATGGTGGTTACCGACGTTTCCGGCGAAACATACAACGGGGCCGAATTGTACGTGTATCGCAACGTGGAGGAGGCCATGACTCAAGGCATCGAATGCTCGGCTCGTATGCAGTTTAGCCCGAGCTTTTTGGTTCAGGCATCTTATGCTTATTCCGACACGGAGAACAAGGAAACCGGCATGGAACTGACGCTGGTTCCTGAGCATGAATTCAACCTGATGCCGTCCTATGATTATGACCCGCTCGGTGTCGGCATTAGCGCGACGTTGTCCTGGCTTTCAAAGCAGTACACCGACTCCGCCAATACTACTGAACTCGACAGTTACATGGTCGTCGATGCCAAGGTATACAAAAAACTGGGCAGTAACGCAAAATTGAGTTTTGAGGCTGACAATCTGTTCGATTCGGACAAGGGTGATAAGACCTATTATTTCTATCGGACGGGACGAACCTTTACCTTGAAGTTGGATTTCGCTTTCTAG
- a CDS encoding DUF4198 domain-containing protein, translating into MKCVKSALTVALVLGCCLVVSSSVSAHSLWLNVTDYSPEIFTHPKYAPTPRAKTVVYFGWGHHYPVADFLGDKYLGECFVVQPDGSKDKLTPGNSGFRATELTMKSEGARIVAAALNPGFYGEVEGKKDFFKLHYEQYAKAVISVGKVPDDAFSKPVGHKFEIVPLTNPDDLQLGDWFKFKVLLDGKPAERADITACSLFSFTNESFVGHTDNKGEAKIRVLQHYGPWIVMAQMKQSPAGELKKKCQELSYTATITFAVP; encoded by the coding sequence ATGAAATGTGTTAAAAGTGCTTTAACGGTGGCTTTGGTTCTGGGTTGTTGTCTGGTTGTCTCCTCAAGTGTATCAGCCCATTCGCTTTGGTTGAATGTTACGGACTACTCCCCTGAAATTTTTACTCATCCCAAATATGCGCCTACACCCAGAGCGAAAACCGTGGTATATTTTGGTTGGGGGCACCACTATCCGGTGGCCGATTTTTTAGGTGATAAATATCTCGGGGAATGCTTTGTCGTTCAACCGGATGGCAGCAAGGATAAATTAACACCCGGCAACAGCGGCTTCAGGGCAACAGAGCTTACCATGAAAAGTGAAGGGGCAAGAATTGTTGCCGCCGCACTCAACCCCGGATTCTACGGTGAAGTAGAAGGAAAAAAAGATTTCTTCAAACTCCATTACGAACAATATGCCAAAGCCGTAATCAGTGTTGGTAAGGTTCCCGATGATGCGTTTTCGAAACCGGTGGGCCACAAGTTCGAAATCGTTCCACTCACCAATCCCGATGACCTCCAATTAGGCGATTGGTTCAAATTCAAGGTTCTGTTAGACGGCAAACCGGCCGAGCGTGCAGACATTACCGCTTGCTCGCTTTTTTCCTTCACCAACGAGTCTTTCGTAGGTCATACAGACAATAAGGGGGAGGCAAAGATTCGGGTTCTTCAACATTACGGCCCATGGATTGTTATGGCCCAAATGAAGCAGTCGCCCGCCGGGGAATTGAAAAAGAAGTGCCAGGAACTCTCTTATACGGCAACGATTACCTTTGCCGTGCCATAA
- a CDS encoding bifunctional glycosyltransferase family 2/GtrA family protein: MIQTCVKIDQGTPAKLSVIIPCYNEEATLRRCIKRVLEIQDALLSLEIIIVDDASRDNSLSIARDLAEPHKEIVVERHRVNRGKGAALRTGFKKATGDFVAVQDADLEYDPMELKTLLTPLLDNRADVVIGSRFLASGAHRVLYFWHSVGNRFLTLMSNMFTDLNLTDMESCYKVFRREIIQSIDLKENRFGFEPEVVAKVAQMRFRIYEIGISYSGRTYEEGKKIGARDGFRALYCILKYNAHKAPLPMQFLIYLFIGGVAAISNLFLFLSLYKTGIQASISAPIAFMVAAVVNYALCVLILFKHQVRWKAPLEMLAYTGVVGAVACVDLMVVKYLLHIGSPPVIAKLAATGMALILNFLGRRFIVFPEKPSGPWQPQNR, encoded by the coding sequence GTGATACAAACCTGCGTAAAAATAGATCAGGGAACGCCAGCCAAGCTTTCCGTCATCATTCCCTGCTACAATGAAGAAGCCACACTGCGTCGATGCATAAAACGGGTACTGGAAATCCAGGATGCCTTGCTGTCTTTGGAGATCATCATTGTGGATGACGCCTCGCGGGACAACAGCCTGAGCATCGCCCGGGACCTCGCCGAACCCCATAAGGAAATTGTCGTCGAAAGGCACCGCGTCAATAGAGGCAAAGGCGCCGCCCTGAGAACCGGATTTAAAAAGGCCACCGGTGACTTCGTGGCCGTGCAGGATGCAGACCTGGAATACGATCCCATGGAATTGAAAACACTTTTGACACCGTTGTTGGACAACCGGGCCGATGTGGTTATCGGGTCCCGTTTTCTCGCATCTGGCGCCCATCGCGTCCTCTATTTCTGGCACTCGGTCGGGAACCGTTTTCTCACGTTGATGTCCAACATGTTTACCGACCTGAACCTGACGGACATGGAAAGCTGCTACAAGGTGTTCCGCCGGGAAATCATTCAAAGCATCGACCTGAAGGAAAACCGTTTCGGTTTTGAGCCGGAAGTCGTTGCCAAGGTGGCACAAATGCGATTCCGCATCTACGAAATCGGCATTTCGTATTCCGGCAGGACGTATGAAGAGGGTAAAAAGATCGGCGCCAGGGACGGATTTCGGGCGCTGTACTGCATCTTGAAGTACAATGCCCATAAAGCGCCGCTGCCCATGCAGTTTCTTATTTATCTGTTCATCGGCGGTGTTGCGGCTATATCCAATCTATTTTTATTCCTGTCCCTATACAAAACCGGCATCCAAGCCTCGATCAGCGCCCCAATTGCCTTTATGGTCGCCGCTGTGGTCAATTATGCGCTTTGCGTTCTCATTTTATTCAAGCATCAGGTCAGGTGGAAGGCGCCGCTGGAAATGCTCGCCTATACCGGTGTGGTAGGCGCTGTCGCTTGTGTGGATTTGATGGTGGTAAAATATCTTCTGCATATCGGTTCCCCACCGGTGATTGCCAAGCTTGCCGCCACAGGCATGGCACTGATCCTCAATTTTCTGGGAAGGCGATTTATCGTTTTCCCGGAAAAGCCCAGCGGACCCTGGCAACCTCAAAATCGATGA
- a CDS encoding energy transducer TonB produces MTTDRSPSANWLLRGLILISLAVHTVIFFHISGIYRSNMLTFIEMSLQNVDRPTARDIPRPRMRPKPPDPKDQVKKINVVPKPVPRIKPLAMAPVDSNLPDSLMEAISAPDVPQMPGVDSSDWVPGPQTHEAAGEFMTAASYLDMVRLKIESRKRYPEAAKARSIEGRVTIRFVLLTDGNVRDLTITKSARNKALNVAALDAVQRAAPFPRPPINLFKGDLPLELTIVFELT; encoded by the coding sequence ATGACAACGGATCGGTCGCCTTCGGCCAATTGGCTTCTACGGGGGTTGATCCTCATCTCGTTAGCGGTCCACACCGTTATCTTCTTTCATATCTCGGGGATCTACCGCTCGAATATGTTGACGTTCATCGAGATGTCCCTTCAAAACGTTGACCGCCCGACGGCAAGGGATATCCCGCGCCCGCGCATGCGCCCCAAGCCCCCCGATCCCAAGGACCAGGTAAAAAAGATCAATGTGGTGCCGAAACCCGTACCGCGCATCAAGCCCCTGGCCATGGCCCCCGTTGACAGCAATTTACCCGATTCCCTCATGGAAGCCATCAGCGCACCGGATGTCCCCCAAATGCCGGGTGTGGATTCGTCCGACTGGGTTCCCGGCCCCCAGACCCATGAAGCGGCCGGCGAATTCATGACCGCCGCCAGCTACCTGGACATGGTGCGCCTGAAAATCGAAAGCCGGAAACGCTATCCGGAAGCGGCCAAAGCCAGAAGCATCGAGGGACGGGTCACCATCCGTTTCGTGCTGCTGACCGACGGCAACGTCCGTGATCTGACAATCACCAAATCAGCCCGAAACAAGGCCCTCAACGTGGCCGCCCTGGATGCGGTTCAGCGGGCCGCCCCGTTTCCACGACCGCCTATCAATCTGTTCAAAGGGGATCTACCCCTAGAACTGACCATCGTATTTGAACTGACCTGA
- a CDS encoding biopolymer transporter ExbD, with amino-acid sequence MLVHGKRKERYSVQMPMTSLIDIVFMLLIYFLLTTNFMVDEGIKIKLPQAKAAAPQTEEVITVFVDAQGRAYINEEEVSMARLFDRLKEKIGVRENELVVVRADRSVMLNKAVKVMDIAKAAGAARLCLATEKEL; translated from the coding sequence ATGCTCGTCCATGGCAAACGCAAAGAACGTTATTCGGTGCAGATGCCCATGACGTCACTTATCGACATTGTCTTCATGCTATTGATCTATTTTCTGCTCACCACCAACTTCATGGTGGACGAGGGCATCAAGATCAAGCTGCCCCAGGCCAAGGCGGCGGCGCCCCAGACCGAGGAAGTGATCACGGTTTTTGTGGATGCCCAGGGGCGCGCCTATATCAATGAAGAGGAGGTTTCCATGGCCCGGCTGTTCGATCGTCTCAAGGAGAAGATCGGCGTCCGGGAAAACGAACTGGTCGTGGTGCGGGCTGATCGGTCGGTGATGCTCAACAAAGCGGTCAAGGTGATGGACATTGCCAAAGCCGCCGGTGCCGCAAGACTATGCCTGGCCACGGAAAAGGAATTATAG
- a CDS encoding MotA/TolQ/ExbB proton channel family protein translates to MFDFLAKGGVLVGPILLCSVIALALFLERLIRLSRVKVRGNGLVASISKHLQKGEDDQAYKVASRDKSPMGRILTQAMEVKDQDRETLETVLVHATEAETRDLSRYLQALATIGNITPLLGLLGTVMGMIKAFMVIQEMGGKVNASVLAGGIWEAMLTTALGLAVALPTMVAHSYLVARVDRYEAQLQDGTVVFLKSIGFRIHGHSHSGQAQPHTHTHAHN, encoded by the coding sequence ATGTTCGATTTTCTTGCCAAGGGGGGCGTTCTGGTGGGGCCGATTCTGCTCTGTTCGGTGATCGCCCTGGCCCTTTTCCTGGAGCGCCTCATCCGGTTGAGCCGGGTAAAAGTACGCGGGAACGGTCTGGTTGCCAGCATTTCCAAGCATCTGCAAAAGGGAGAAGATGACCAGGCCTATAAGGTGGCCAGCCGGGATAAATCACCCATGGGTCGCATCCTTACCCAGGCCATGGAAGTCAAGGATCAGGATCGCGAAACCCTGGAGACGGTTCTGGTCCATGCAACCGAGGCGGAAACCCGGGATCTTTCCCGCTACCTCCAGGCGTTGGCCACCATCGGCAACATCACTCCCCTGCTGGGTCTGCTGGGCACAGTGATGGGTATGATCAAAGCCTTTATGGTGATCCAGGAAATGGGCGGCAAGGTGAATGCGTCGGTGCTGGCTGGCGGCATCTGGGAAGCCATGCTGACTACGGCCCTGGGGCTGGCCGTGGCACTGCCCACCATGGTGGCTCACAGCTATCTGGTTGCGCGGGTGGACCGTTATGAAGCCCAGCTCCAGGACGGCACGGTGGTATTTCTCAAATCCATCGGATTTCGGATTCACGGCCATAGTCACAGTGGCCAGGCACAACCGCATACGCACACCCACGCACATAATTAG
- a CDS encoding IscA/HesB family protein yields the protein MIQVTESAIEAVSEYFATMDVKPIRIFLTQGCGGQQLAMALDEIKSSDAVHKAGDFQFIMDRSLLDQAKPVQIDYADLGFKISSNLELGGGCQSCGSAGSCCGS from the coding sequence ATGATCCAGGTAACCGAATCCGCCATCGAGGCGGTAAGCGAATATTTTGCAACCATGGATGTCAAGCCCATTCGAATCTTTCTCACCCAGGGCTGCGGCGGCCAGCAACTGGCCATGGCCTTGGATGAGATAAAAAGTTCGGATGCCGTTCACAAGGCTGGAGATTTCCAGTTCATCATGGACCGGTCGCTCCTGGATCAGGCGAAGCCTGTCCAGATCGACTATGCAGACCTGGGATTTAAAATCTCATCCAATCTTGAACTGGGTGGGGGCTGCCAGAGCTGCGGCAGCGCCGGCAGCTGCTGCGGATCGTAA
- a CDS encoding (Fe-S)-binding protein, whose translation MSETEVIKINNNRKNTFMQKVKEILPEGGNLNLCLTCGACASGCPATGLEGMDPRKFLRMAALGLDDEITGHPWVWMCSLCQRCVYVCPMAINIPALVYEARQLWPREERPKGILGSCDMALRNDSCSAMGSPPDDFIFVVEDVCEEIQNDQPGWENLQAPMDKEGAEFFLSQNSREPVTEPEEMAPLWKILHLAGVDWTYGSTGWGGENYCMFLADDENWKLITEKSIRKAESLGSKVYLNTECGHSTYSVWMGVQRHKIETDLEIAPIVPYYARWIREGKLKPSSDWNKDLKIKFTCQDPCQQVRKSFGDPLAEDLRFVVKTCVGEENFVDMTPNRSNNFCCGGGGGYLQSGYTEARHQYGKIKFDQIMATGAKYVVTPCHNCHAQIHDLEEHFHGGYTTIHLWTLLALSLGALAETERVYLGADLAEVWLPGEPGTPDPFAGK comes from the coding sequence ATGAGTGAGACCGAAGTCATAAAAATCAACAACAACCGCAAAAATACGTTCATGCAGAAGGTCAAGGAGATTCTTCCCGAAGGCGGCAATCTCAACCTTTGTCTTACCTGCGGCGCCTGCGCCTCGGGATGTCCGGCCACCGGGTTGGAAGGCATGGATCCACGCAAATTCCTGCGCATGGCCGCTTTGGGGTTGGATGATGAGATCACCGGCCACCCCTGGGTCTGGATGTGCTCTTTGTGCCAGCGCTGCGTTTATGTCTGCCCCATGGCGATCAACATCCCGGCCCTGGTTTACGAGGCGCGCCAGCTCTGGCCCCGCGAGGAGCGGCCCAAGGGTATTCTGGGCTCCTGTGATATGGCCCTTCGCAACGACAGTTGCAGCGCCATGGGATCGCCCCCCGACGACTTCATTTTCGTGGTGGAGGATGTGTGCGAAGAAATCCAGAACGATCAGCCGGGATGGGAAAACCTCCAGGCCCCCATGGACAAGGAGGGTGCCGAGTTTTTCCTCAGTCAGAACTCGCGGGAGCCGGTTACCGAGCCCGAGGAGATGGCTCCGCTGTGGAAAATCCTGCATCTGGCAGGGGTGGATTGGACCTATGGCAGCACCGGCTGGGGCGGCGAAAATTACTGCATGTTCCTGGCCGATGATGAAAACTGGAAATTGATTACCGAGAAATCGATCCGAAAAGCGGAATCACTGGGAAGCAAGGTTTACCTCAATACCGAGTGCGGGCATTCGACCTATTCGGTCTGGATGGGCGTCCAGCGCCACAAGATAGAAACCGACCTGGAAATCGCCCCCATCGTTCCCTACTATGCCCGTTGGATTCGTGAAGGCAAGCTCAAACCCAGCAGTGACTGGAACAAGGATCTGAAAATCAAATTCACCTGTCAGGACCCCTGCCAGCAAGTGCGCAAAAGCTTCGGCGATCCTCTGGCCGAAGACCTGCGTTTCGTGGTCAAAACCTGTGTGGGCGAGGAAAACTTCGTCGACATGACGCCCAACCGGTCCAACAATTTCTGCTGCGGCGGCGGCGGCGGCTACCTGCAATCCGGATACACCGAGGCCCGCCATCAATATGGCAAGATCAAATTCGATCAAATCATGGCCACCGGAGCCAAATACGTGGTGACGCCTTGCCATAACTGCCACGCCCAGATTCACGATCTCGAAGAACATTTTCATGGCGGCTATACAACCATTCATCTGTGGACCCTGTTGGCCTTGTCCTTGGGCGCGCTTGCCGAAACCGAGCGGGTCTATCTGGGGGCGGATCTGGCCGAAGTATGGCTACCCGGCGAACCGGGAACGCCCGATCCGTTTGCCGGGAAATAA
- a CDS encoding double-cubane-cluster-containing anaerobic reductase, with translation MTEDYRSMWTDLGLDLDAHDALLGVLGQAYQDIYLAQKQRPEGMGYFDFVMSEVHGLRIKELVDEKAAGRKIVGSYCVFVPEEIVLAANATLVGLCSGADFAIEDVEKLLPRNTCALIKSSFGFKLGKVCPYLESADMIVGENTCDGKKKAYESLAGLVENLYVMDLPQVKSENGKALLKAEYLRFKAAVEKLTGVTITAERLKEAIQMVNAKRAALHRLSALRKADPAPISGLDGLLINQVFFYDNPARFTDSVNKICDELEKRIAAEQGVFPKKTPRILVSGCPQAVPNWKLPMIVETAGAVIVGEESCVGERGTRNLTDASGQTVEEMLDAIVDRYFKVDCAIFTPNPDRLDHIQQMVTDYKADGVIHYGLQFCQPYLMESIPVEKALEDQQIPCLRLETDYSMEDVGQLKTRVEAFVEQLR, from the coding sequence ATGACCGAAGACTACCGCTCGATGTGGACCGATCTGGGACTCGATCTGGATGCTCACGACGCATTGCTGGGCGTTTTGGGCCAAGCCTATCAGGACATTTACCTGGCGCAGAAACAACGCCCCGAAGGCATGGGCTATTTCGACTTCGTCATGAGCGAGGTCCACGGGTTGCGCATCAAGGAGTTGGTGGACGAGAAGGCGGCCGGCCGCAAGATCGTCGGCAGCTACTGCGTTTTCGTCCCCGAGGAGATCGTCCTGGCGGCCAACGCCACCCTGGTCGGCTTATGCTCCGGCGCCGATTTCGCCATCGAGGACGTGGAAAAACTGCTGCCTCGCAACACCTGCGCCCTGATCAAATCCTCTTTCGGCTTCAAGCTCGGCAAGGTTTGTCCCTACCTGGAAAGCGCGGACATGATCGTCGGCGAGAACACCTGCGACGGAAAGAAGAAAGCCTACGAGTCTTTGGCCGGTCTGGTCGAGAACCTTTACGTGATGGACCTGCCCCAGGTAAAATCGGAAAACGGAAAAGCCCTGCTCAAGGCCGAGTACCTGCGTTTCAAGGCGGCCGTCGAGAAGCTCACCGGCGTTACGATCACCGCCGAGCGTTTAAAAGAAGCGATCCAGATGGTCAACGCCAAACGTGCGGCCCTCCATCGACTGTCCGCGCTGCGCAAGGCTGATCCGGCGCCGATTTCCGGTCTGGACGGCCTTTTAATAAACCAGGTTTTCTTTTACGACAATCCGGCTCGGTTCACCGATTCGGTCAATAAAATCTGCGATGAACTGGAAAAGCGAATTGCAGCCGAACAGGGCGTCTTCCCGAAAAAGACTCCTCGGATTCTTGTTTCCGGCTGTCCCCAGGCTGTCCCCAACTGGAAGCTGCCCATGATCGTCGAAACCGCCGGCGCGGTGATCGTCGGCGAGGAGTCCTGCGTGGGCGAACGCGGCACCCGCAACCTGACCGACGCCTCGGGGCAGACTGTCGAAGAGATGCTCGATGCCATCGTCGACCGGTATTTCAAGGTGGACTGCGCCATTTTCACCCCCAATCCGGATCGCCTCGATCATATTCAGCAAATGGTCACCGATTATAAAGCCGACGGCGTGATTCATTACGGCCTGCAATTCTGCCAGCCTTATCTGATGGAGTCCATCCCGGTGGAAAAAGCGCTGGAGGACCAGCAGATTCCCTGCCTGCGCCTGGAAACCGACTACAGCATGGAGGATGTGGGGCAGTTGAAGACGCGGGTTGAGGCTTTTGTGGAACAACTTAGGTAG
- a CDS encoding acyl-CoA dehydratase activase: MGGRFAGIDIGSRTIELVVVDEKGEVIDSVQADTGFDPMAEAKKMIEDVAFDRIVATGYGRNLFEISFNAATVTEIKAHARGARAMFPDIQAVIDIGGQDSKAIALFENGNVKKFEMNDRCAAGTGKFLEIMARTLGFTIKEFGQAALNAQNGLSISSMCTVFAESEVTSLIAKGENPREIAKGLHTSVIRRVAGMVNRVSSDGDIAFTGGVAKNPCMCALLEAKLGRKIRIPDDPQQIGALGAALLAAHED; this comes from the coding sequence ATGGGCGGACGTTTTGCAGGCATCGACATCGGATCACGTACCATTGAACTGGTGGTGGTCGATGAGAAGGGCGAAGTGATCGACAGCGTTCAGGCCGATACCGGATTCGACCCCATGGCCGAAGCCAAGAAGATGATCGAAGACGTGGCCTTTGACCGCATCGTGGCCACCGGCTACGGCCGCAACCTGTTTGAGATTTCCTTCAATGCGGCCACGGTCACGGAGATCAAAGCCCACGCCCGCGGTGCCCGGGCGATGTTTCCCGACATCCAGGCGGTGATCGATATCGGCGGGCAGGACAGCAAGGCCATCGCTCTTTTCGAAAACGGCAACGTGAAAAAATTCGAGATGAACGACCGCTGCGCCGCCGGCACCGGAAAATTTCTGGAGATCATGGCCAGGACCCTGGGTTTTACGATCAAGGAGTTCGGGCAGGCGGCCCTTAACGCCCAAAACGGGCTGAGTATTTCCAGCATGTGCACGGTTTTCGCCGAATCCGAAGTCACCTCCCTGATTGCCAAAGGCGAAAATCCGCGAGAAATCGCCAAAGGACTGCATACCAGCGTCATCCGCCGGGTGGCCGGCATGGTCAACCGGGTTTCGTCCGATGGCGATATTGCCTTTACCGGCGGTGTGGCCAAGAACCCGTGCATGTGCGCACTGCTGGAAGCCAAGTTGGGCCGCAAGATCCGTATTCCCGATGACCCCCAGCAAATCGGCGCTTTGGGGGCGGCGCTGCTGGCCGCGCATGAGGATTGA